The window AGTTCTTCAATATCATATGAAATGAATGGGGACTGCTGACACGGTGACCAACTCATGGAAGCCTGTCAAGTAGACTGCAGCAAAATTGGACGCGCAGAAGCATGATGACGCtcctggccatcaaggtgcaaCTCCTCCagaagccatcatcaccagtgGGTCATCACTCACGGTTTGGGCACCTTACCCCAgattccctcctcctcctccagactTTGGGGGAAGGCTTattcccaccacaccatcgGGAACCATCTTCCTTCCTCTGGGTGAAAGCACCTCATCTGTTTCCTGAGATGGTGTTTGGTTGTCTCCGAGGTCGTCATCATTCGAGTCGAAACGTCGAAGCAGTATCGCGCAAACACCATGGCGCTGCGGCATTGACAAAAACAAACTTCCACctaaaaaaaagaaaaaaaaatatcaGCATCAACCAAAGATCAAAGTGGAATACCAGATTGCATGAAATTGGACATTTTGAAGTGTGCAAAAAAAGttgcaaaaagaagaatcGAATTCTGGATGTACCAGAGGTTTTGTTTCCAAAGATTGTAGAATGGAGTATTTGAGGCCAACTCACGGTCACATCCGGTAAAAGGCAGGAAATGAGTTCGGACTGAGCGGGCCTACTCCGATCAAAACCTGCAAACTTGGAGCTTATAAAAGCCTGCTCCACTAAAACTATGGATCAATGCGTTTTGCACAATAGCACAAATAGTGCTTTCACAACCTGATCATTGTTTATGCAACCCCCCTGTTTCTCCATCTTCACTTGATGTGTGTGTACCTCAAGTCATTTCAGTCATTCAAAGTGCCAACAAAAGTCACACAGGCCAGCTAAACACCTCGTTGGACATCTTCAACGCACCTCGATAGACATCCGGCCCCAATAGCGGGCGAAAACAAAAATCGCTTCTTCAGTCCACAAACCTCATCTAAactgccaaaaaaaaaaaaaaaaaaaagtcgtCTTGAGCTTGTAGCACATTTGTTTAAACGCTTCCATCTGCTTTGATTCACAAATCACCTAGTTGCCGATCAGCAAATTAGTTCCCGGCTGTCAAATAGAACTGTCAAATAGGAATACTTCAGCGATTGCACCGCCCTCAAAAACAGGCACCAAAACTAGCTCTCGATCCGTCACGTGTTGTATGACAATGTGAGCAACCATGAGAAACCAGTTGCACAAACAGAAAGTTGTGTCGAATGTGGTGTCGTCTTCTACCTTTATTATCTCGATATACTAACATGCGCCCTTTGTCCTAATCTTCCGTCCAATGATGCTATATTCCCAACCTCTAAACGCCATTTACACAGTGGTATCATTTTGTTATCCCTACAAACTCCAGAACCTTTCACTCTCAGTCCCATCTAATCATCCTcaatatcatcatcactaaTTACCAAACTCTCCATCGGCAACCTCTGcatctcctcttctccatccccTGCCTTTTGCGTCGGATGAAGAATCGCACCCagtcccatcctcctcttcttccgtgGAGTCATCTCCTCGGTCGGTTTATCCGTAGCCCAAGAGGTTGCTGCCTCTTTCGCACCTCCGCTGTCCTCGTCTGCCGAGTCCGCCCCATCTTCCGAGTCCGCACCCGCTCGACCAATGCCCCTGAAGGAAGCGATCTTTTCCAGCTCTTTAGCTTGTGAGGTGCAAAACGCCGATCGGTTGCGGCGGGCGATGTGCGCCATGTATGGTAGGCGCTCGAGCAGAAGCTCCTGACGAGCGGCATTGCCAAGTGATAGTAGAGGTGTATGAGAAGGTGGTTCTGCttttggctgttgctggttgTGACGAGCAGACGAGGCGAACTGGCTACTGGTGGTCCCGAATGGCACTGCTTTCCGAAGGGCAGACGCACCATGGGAACCGCCCCCTTGTGATGCTGATGAGTGGTGACCAGGCCCACCATATTCCCCTTTAAGCATCTTGGTAGCCATCAGGTCCGTCAGaccctccagttcctcctTCGTCCGCCACAGTTTCAGATACGTAGGATAAAACATCTTGTAAGCATCGTTGCCACGGCTACCCCCTTGCGTAGGGTGGCTTTGCCGTTTCACGGGCGATGGCAGCGAAAAGAGCAGTCCTCGGACAGCAACCTGAAAGGCCATCTCATCCTGCCTTAAAACATGGCTGCTTGAATCCTTCCCTGCATACCCACCTCCATAGCCTTTGCCTCCAAAGAAGATATCCCAGGATGGGCACAGGAGGTCAGCTTCAGATAGGTAATCAAGGCAGCCGTTGATGTAATCCAGCGATGAGTTCTCATCCTGAGGCGAAGTTTGCTCACACGACAAGGGGTAGTTCTCGTGTAATGCTGAGATAAACGTATGGGTATCAGTTCCAGTCTCATCCATCAACGTATCAACCGAAACAAGCGATGGGTTAGGCTTCGCAAACCGCGCCATATGGCTAGGCAGCGTTTCTGCTGCCGATGTTGGTTCGCCTGTCAGCTTACCACCTCTCTTGTTGTACACCACTTTGCCCACGGCATGGAATATCCCGAGCGTCGCCTCTCGCTGCGAAACGAGCTCTAAGCTATCCTTCTCACCCTTGGTCAAAGTGGGCACGCTTTTCGATTTCTTCGTCTTGGCCAAGGCGACTTGAGAACCCCAATCGGTATCATCGTCGCCTTTGACGCAGAGAAACTCCAAGGAGGACACAGCACTGCGGATATCACCAATTTCGCCCAGTCGCTGCAGCACAAGCGGTCCGGGTGTCCGTCGTCTTCCCGATTTGCGTGCCTCTTTTTGCACTATCACCTCCAAGGCTTTCGCCAGGAGTGTTGGTGCAACAGGGTTGAACTCAACGATTGCCGTCCCAGGGTGTCGAAGAACCTCGGGTCCTAGTAATCGATGTGCCGTAAAGCTATCTGCTGAAGCAGACGCAGTAGTGAGCAGTGTTTCCGAAATAACCATGACAATAGGCGTGATGGAccccgaagaagaagcccggCCCCATCCCACCATGGCCGGCATATTCGCTGCCAAATACTGTATTATCGCATTTCGAAAAGAGACCAACCCTGCAGATGACCGCATAAAGGTGTTGGGAAACTCTTCAATCAAGATCAGCTTCTTGTCTGACCCATTCTGTGCCGACAAATGCGGAGGCGCCATCTCTGGTTCCtgctcttcgtcttcttcgaaGTCTAACTGCCCAAATTTCCCACCCCGAC is drawn from Podospora pseudocomata strain CBS 415.72m chromosome 1 map unlocalized CBS415.72m_1, whole genome shotgun sequence and contains these coding sequences:
- the rad17 gene encoding RFC checkpoint protein Rad17 (EggNog:ENOG503NWWG; BUSCO:EOG09263HK2; COG:D; COG:L); the encoded protein is MPPPPTKRRKRAAVIDDSDDDDADFDINHSPSPPVKQNPRPATRTSARNTIQRFLVSSPENSPQKSQSRLDLEESIIEESPSPVRKRSRNFGAAAAGTQSKSPIKTRATRAAAGKRALEEEKGKSGDLRTLFSKQAQRNSTGTGSNKGNGVTTNKTQVLEIEDIISDPIDDDDMPLVRRSASATVTTQPGKSIIGLRAQKRKENDGSGIGVGASQLPLSQHSNGSLSAGGARFLNRSKGGTVMSASQTPSQTQHVEKPSIVDDDPRPWSEKYGPVNLEELAVHKKKVADVRRWLEDVYGGRLRQRLLILKGAAGTGKTTTLRLLAKDLKCEVLEWRNPNNSFGAVGQAYQSAASQFEEFLGRGGKFGQLDFEEDEEQEPEMAPPHLSAQNGSDKKLILIEEFPNTFMRSSAGLVSFRNAIIQYLAANMPAMVGWGRASSSGSITPIVMVISETLLTTASASADSFTAHRLLGPEVLRHPGTAIVEFNPVAPTLLAKALEVIVQKEARKSGRRRTPGPLVLQRLGEIGDIRSAVSSLEFLCVKGDDDTDWGSQVALAKTKKSKSVPTLTKGEKDSLELVSQREATLGIFHAVGKVVYNKRGGKLTGEPTSAAETLPSHMARFAKPNPSLVSVDTLMDETGTDTHTFISALHENYPLSCEQTSPQDENSSLDYINGCLDYLSEADLLCPSWDIFFGGKGYGGGYAGKDSSSHVLRQDEMAFQVAVRGLLFSLPSPVKRQSHPTQGGSRGNDAYKMFYPTYLKLWRTKEELEGLTDLMATKMLKGEYGGPGHHSSASQGGGSHGASALRKAVPFGTTSSQFASSARHNQQQPKAEPPSHTPLLSLGNAARQELLLERLPYMAHIARRNRSAFCTSQAKELEKIASFRGIGRAGADSEDGADSADEDSGGAKEAATSWATDKPTEEMTPRKKRRMGLGAILHPTQKAGDGEEEMQRLPMESLVISDDDIEDD